The Mumia flava region GACGCCGACCGCACCGCCCTGCTGCTGAACGGCACCACCACCGGCCCCACCCCGATCGCCGACGTCCTCAACGTCGGACGCACCCAACGCCTCGCGACCAAGAAACAACGCCGCGCCGTCCGCGCCCGCCAACACGGCCGCTGCGCCAACCCCGGCTGCTCGCACACCGTCCTGGAGTTCCACCACGTCGCCTGGTGGACCCGCGACGGCGGCCCCACCGACCTGCACAACATCATCGGCCTCTGCCCCCGCTGCCACGCCCGGGTCCACACCGGCACCCTCACCATCGAACCTGACGGCCACCGCGGGTTCACCTTCACCACCACCAACCGCGCCCAGCACAAACGCCGACTCGAAGACCACGCACGCATCCAGCGCGAGAAGCTCCGCACCTTCCTCCGCCGCCTCACCCGCGACGCCGGCCTCACCCCCACGCGGCCGACCACCGGCACCGGTGTCAGCCCTGGCGCCAACCCTGGCCCGAAGGTGAGCACGACGCCGAGGTTCGAGGAGTGGACTGGGTCTCCGAGCCCCGCCGCCACCAGGGCCACGCGCCCCGACGGAACGGGGACGCCGCCACGAGCAGGCGAAGACCAGACACCGCCACCGAGGACGTCCGGCCAAACCAGCACCGAACCACCGCCCAGGCCGAAGACCCTGCAGCTCCGCCCCCGCATCCACGCCCGCACCTAGACCACGCTCGACAAGACCGAGACCCTCTGCAACACGACCGAACAGCCCGCCGGAGAACACCGACGGGCCCGTTCGCACGCCCACACGCTGCCGCCCTCTCAGCACCTCGTGGCGCGTGCGACCCGGCAGTGTTCTCGCGACGGCGACCGGCCAGCAGCTCAGGCCAGCAGCTCAGACCAGCAGCTCAGGCCAGCAGCTCAGGCCAGCAGCTCAGACCAGCAGCTCCACCAGGTGCGGGACCATCGCCCGCAGGGCCCGGCCGCGGTGGCTGATCGCGTCCTTGTCGGACGCACTGAGCTCCGCGGTCGACACCTCGTACCCCTCCGCGACGAAGAGCGGGTCGTAGCCGAA contains the following coding sequences:
- a CDS encoding HNH endonuclease codes for the protein DADRTALLLNGTTTGPTPIADVLNVGRTQRLATKKQRRAVRARQHGRCANPGCSHTVLEFHHVAWWTRDGGPTDLHNIIGLCPRCHARVHTGTLTIEPDGHRGFTFTTTNRAQHKRRLEDHARIQREKLRTFLRRLTRDAGLTPTRPTTGTGVSPGANPGPKVSTTPRFEEWTGSPSPAATRATRPDGTGTPPRAGEDQTPPPRTSGQTSTEPPPRPKTLQLRPRIHART